Within the Trachemys scripta elegans isolate TJP31775 chromosome 4, CAS_Tse_1.0, whole genome shotgun sequence genome, the region AGAGATTCAGAATCTGAatccagatccagatctgaaattGTCACCTGACTTTAGCACTGCTATAAATGGAACCAAAACCATGGAAAAAACTTTGGAATGTTCAAAGTCTGTCCCTGAATTTTGTAGCGTGAGCTCATCTTTACTTTGAAATTAGAAGAAATAATCACAGAAAGTAATTATGCTATAGACTAGAAAAAAATTGAGCTGATGGAATCCACTCAGGAGATCAAGAAAACACTTGAAGAGAGATTTTTTAGAAGCTGATTTTATTGTCTCACCTCATAATGTAGTAATGTTATCTACAATTCATCTTTTTCACAATGACAAGCCTTGTTAGGACACTGGCCATGATCAGTGGGCTTGACCATCATCCAGGCAAACTTGCATAAATGTTCCTTATTGCAGTCTTTTTGCCAGTATATAACATTCCTGCGGTTTAGGTTTGCTCCGGCACAAGAATCATACCACCACCCTCCACCTGGAATGCCATTGTACTCTATTTTGGCACAATTCTGAAAATAGTTATCATTATCTCTGTCTTTTGTAGTGAACTTCTGATTATCATGGAGATAAGCTTCTGTATCCTGGGTCAGGGCATCAGCAGCATTGCCTTTGTATAGGCCAAGCCTGATCCTGTATTGAGACTCTTCATCTTCAATTTTGAACGGTTCATACTCTCCCCATTTGATTTCGGCATTTAGGTCTACGAGTTTGACCCTAAGTATATATGGCCTTGAGGTGTTAGTTAACTGATACACATATTCATTCCCTAACCAGTAGTTGTCATGAACTGAGCCAAATCCATACTTGTAGTCATGCCATATCCTATCAAAGTCCACAGTGCTATTGGCTGTAATATGTTGAATTACCGTCCACCCACCATCTTGCATATTACAGTAAGCAACAATAGGATCTTTCTTTGGCTGAATGACATAAAGACCATCCTTGGCGCTTCCTTCAGTATGCTGAAAAATCTCATAACAATCCCTTGCATATTCtatggggggaaaagaaaagtaTGTTTAACATTTTACTCTGCTCAACTTGTAAACCTCTCAAAATTCTGTACTTTTAACTTCAGAATGAATAAATTATTGTCCTATCAATATTTGACAAGGACATAGTATGGTTACATACTGACTTCAGTCCATACATGGGAcacccactaaaatcaatggaagtcgcACAGCAGATGGTCAGGGCAGAATGTGCCGGTAAAAtggtgggggagattttcaaaggcaaaaaaagaaatgacttgctcaactcccattgtctttcaaTGACTGTATGGTACTTAGCTATCCTTTGTGTCTCTGAAAATCTCCCCTGTATAATATAATCAGTACCCAAACTCTATAGCAGGAATGCAATCCTATTTTACTGATAGGAATATAGGTAGAATTGGCAAAAAAGAGCATTTATATTAAATTCTAATGATTATGTCCAGTGTTGGTTTATGAAGGGAATATTTGCACAACTTTCACAAATGCAGAAATATAGAACAAAGTAGCAAACCTAGAAATTCACTTTGGAAACAGattttttcatttataaatgGCTAGATCTTGACACTGATTTTGGTTAATTGATTTTAGTTGGTGTTGTATTCATGGAACTACATCAAGGTGTGGCCATTTGTTCCCAGTATTTTATAGATACAGATCAGAGGGGAGCTAACAAAGTATTTAACACCAATAACAGgaaaacagatgaaaaaatgtttcttttcacttCACTGTGAATATCAAAATCTATGGGCTGAAACGGGACTTGCATGCTGCCAAGGGCTTAGGTGAGATAAAAGTGGCATATAGACCTTGAGCTGGACGGCTGCagaggagtgaatttcatcctttgtgAATAAGTCTTAAGTAAATCACTGATAAGGCTCTGTTAAGGCAACAAAGGAACCTTTGGTTACACTCAGGCTGATTTCAAGCAGTTCTGAGACTAAGCCATAATGTCTGTTTTTTTAGCTAAAAAGCATGCACATAAATCTCAGCAATTCCTTTTTTGTAGGAAAGGATATTATTTAATATCTATTCCATTAACCAGTGATTCAGACATGAACTAAAATAGACAGTACTTCACAGATATACTATTATTCTATGAATAAAGTTGAAAGGAACTGAGTTACATTATATACTATTTATATTATATTCAGTGAGATAGGTTGACAATGTTTGTGAAAAATACCTACAGAGCACAGTAATGGACTACTACAGAACTAGGGTTTTCAGTCCTTAGTTGGTGCTTACTGTAGAGTTTTGACAGACTGATTTATAGGAATTAGGGTATGGTGTATAGAACTTAATTGGTTATTATGAAAAGGAGAACTGTATTCCTGAGATGCTGAGATAATTCAGGTGAGCCATGTTTTCCAAAGACTTATCAAATACCAAACAAGAAAAATCTGCCCACAGCTAAATATTCAAAGTGAGAGTTCAGAAAAGACCCCCTTTTGCCCAACTCTctagaacaaaacaaaaggatGGCTTTGTGCACCCAAAATATGAGTACTTCACAAAGATGGCTTTTCCCAGAAAGCATTTCCTTTTTCCCACAAAGAGAATCTGGCTTCCAGTAAACTCTAGCTCCAGATTATCAGAGTCCTCCACCTGCTGTTGCACAGTGTTCTGAGAGGATGACATAATTCACAGCATCTGGGCCCCATGTTTCTGACCACATAGAAGTCCCTAACAGTCCTTGCACTGACCATACATCTATGGTCTTTCCTTTCCTCGGGAAAAGATCAATTAATATACTGAAGCTTGTCAGGGTTGAGACCATCAACAGACCAGAGGGACATTAAAGAACTGAACACCAAGAAGGCGTCTGGAAGAAAACACATTCTGGAAAAAGATAGGGACTAAAACCCTTTGTAAATAAAGTGGTTTTAGACTTTTAATATATTTCGAGATCTGTGAATA harbors:
- the LOC117876464 gene encoding fibrinogen-like protein 1, producing the protein MNLKSSVGFILLLLFKYAMWTSAEEAVVLANAHLLPPGGYQRLSNNNEKEYARDCYEIFQHTEGSAKDGLYVIQPKKDPIVAYCNMQDGGWTVIQHITANSTVDFDRIWHDYKYGFGSVHDNYWLGNEYVYQLTNTSRPYILRVKLVDLNAEIKWGEYEPFKIEDEESQYRIRLGLYKGNAADALTQDTEAYLHDNQKFTTKDRDNDNYFQNCAKIEYNGIPGGGWWYDSCAGANLNRRNVIYWQKDCNKEHLCKFAWMMVKPTDHGQCPNKACHCEKDEL